In a single window of the Caloranaerobacter ferrireducens genome:
- the flgG gene encoding flagellar basal-body rod protein FlgG gives MIRSLWTAATGMKAQQLNIDTISNNLANVNTTSYKGQRVEFKDLFYETLKRTNLKDDKGRPVNLEVGHGVMPTATTRDFKMGSLIETQNPLDLAIDGDGFFAVLTPNGQIKYTRDGSFKLSINEDEGKLTTSEGYFVLNEDDEEIVIDNNLSDITIDELGYITAKDEQGQTVDLGRLKFVKFMNPEGLISEGQNLYSATSASGEEISVDAEEMDSRIVQGYLETSNVQVVEEMVKMITAQRAYEINSKSIQTLDEMLQMANNLRR, from the coding sequence ATGATACGTTCTTTATGGACAGCAGCTACAGGAATGAAGGCACAGCAGCTAAATATCGATACAATCTCAAACAACCTAGCTAATGTAAATACAACTTCATATAAGGGTCAAAGAGTTGAATTTAAAGACCTTTTTTATGAAACACTAAAAAGAACAAATCTAAAAGATGATAAAGGAAGACCTGTAAATTTAGAAGTAGGACATGGTGTTATGCCGACAGCTACAACAAGAGATTTCAAAATGGGAAGCTTAATAGAAACGCAAAACCCGTTAGATTTAGCAATAGATGGAGATGGTTTTTTTGCAGTGTTAACACCAAATGGCCAAATAAAGTATACAAGAGACGGAAGCTTCAAGCTTAGTATTAACGAAGACGAGGGAAAACTGACTACATCAGAAGGGTATTTTGTTCTAAATGAAGATGATGAAGAAATAGTTATAGATAACAATTTGTCTGATATAACTATAGATGAGCTAGGATATATAACTGCAAAGGATGAGCAAGGTCAAACTGTAGATTTAGGAAGACTAAAATTTGTTAAATTTATGAATCCAGAGGGGCTTATAAGTGAAGGACAGAACTTATACAGTGCTACAAGTGCATCCGGTGAAGAAATTTCAGTAGATGCAGAAGAAATGGACAGTAGAATTGTACAAGGATATCTTGAAACATCAAATGTACAGGTAGTTGAAGAAATGGTAAAGATGATTACAGCTCAAAGAGCATACGAGATTAATTCAAAATCAATCCAAACATTAGACGAAATGCTCCAAATGGCAAACAACCTTAGAAGATAG
- a CDS encoding rod-binding protein, with protein sequence MLNINNIINQANIQKSQSNTSNLKRKIDKAYTKHDNKELMKVCKEFESLFTHMLLKQMRSTIPDGGLVEKTAARELFEDMYDQEIAKSVSEKGQGIGLAKILYEQLKRR encoded by the coding sequence ATGTTAAACATAAACAACATAATAAATCAAGCTAATATACAAAAATCTCAATCGAATACATCAAATTTAAAAAGAAAAATAGATAAGGCATATACAAAACATGACAATAAAGAACTTATGAAAGTCTGTAAAGAATTTGAGTCCTTATTTACTCATATGCTTTTAAAACAAATGCGTTCAACTATTCCAGACGGAGGACTTGTAGAAAAGACTGCAGCAAGAGAATTATTTGAAGATATGTATGACCAAGAAATAGCTAAATCAGTAAGTGAAAAAGGACAGGGAATTGGTTTAGCAAAAATATTATATGAGCAGTTGAAGAGGAGATAA